From Brienomyrus brachyistius isolate T26 chromosome 18, BBRACH_0.4, whole genome shotgun sequence, one genomic window encodes:
- the vtnb gene encoding vitronectin b: MLMFAWTGGMKPALIFLTAVLAVAQAAEESCVDRCDKGFDATIKCQCDSLCKFYSSCCSDYEETCRGKSRGDTFVGPDEESDEQNVTVTKEPAITPLNEPDPDAAACSGRPFDAFMQLKNGSIYAFRGEYFFELDDTAVMSGYPKLIKDVWGIEGPIDAAFTRINCQGKTYIFKGNKYWRFDGDVLDEDYPRDISVGFSNIPDDVDAAFAVPSPGYRRKEKVYFFKGGQYYQYEFKNQPSHKECAEMTKAGPSVLFTDFADLYCDKWEELLGMLFQGYQGHQLGPRSISEDWVGIQSPVDAVMMGRFYLSVAPTQELSATSVEAPTLAKGRFTRSSRRRSKKGRKGRRQRLPVQDYDFDYRYGMWDTDDLEVEQTRQPVQNVYFFKEDKYYRVNLNTKRVDYANPRYPRSTAKYWLGCKENSQAEKR, translated from the exons ATGCTTATGTTCGCCTGGACAGGAGGCATGAAACCGGCGCTGATCTTCCTGACCGCGGTGCTGGCTGTCGCTCAGGCCGCAGAAG AGTCCTGCGTGGACCGCTGCGACAAAGGCTTTGACGCAACCATAAAGTGTCAGTGCGACAGCCTCTGCAAGTTCTACAGCAGCTGCTGCTCAGATTACGAGGAGACGTGCCGTGGGAAGT CCAGGGGTGATACCTTCGTGGGCCCTGATGAGGAGAGCGATGAGCAGAATGTGACCGTCACCAAGGAGCCGGCCATCACTCCCCTCAATGAGCCAGACCCGGATGCTGCCGCCTGCAGTGGCCGACCGTTTGACGCCTTCATGCAGCTCAAGAATGGATCCATCTATGCATTCAGGG GGGAGTACTTCTTTGAGCTAGATGACACGGCAGTGATGTCTGGGTACCCCAAGCTCATCAAGGATGTTTGGGGCATCGAAGGCCCCATAGATGCCGCTTTCACCCGCATCAATTGTCAGGGCAAAACCTACATTTTCAAG GGCAACAAGTACTGGCGGTTTGATGGCGATGTCCTGGATGAGGATTACCCCCGGGACATCTCTGTTGGATTCAGTAACATTCCTGATGATGTAGATGCCGCTTTTGCAGTTCCTTCTCCAGGGTACCGTCGCAAAGAGAAGGTCTACTTCTTCAAAG GTGGCCAATACTATCAATACGAGTTCAAGAACCAGCCATCCCACAAGGAGTGTGCGGAGATGACCAAGGCCGGCCCATCTGTTCTCTTCACCGACTTCGCCGACCTGTACTGTGACAAGTGGGAGGAGCTGCTCGGCATGCTGTTCCAAGGCT ACCAGGGACATCAGCTTGGCCCCCGTTCAATCAGTGAGGACTGGGTGGGCATCCAGAGCCCTGTGGATGCTGTGATGATGGGGCGATTCTACCTAAGTGTTGCCCCCACCCAAGAGCTCTCGGCAACCTCCGTTGAAGCCCCAACTTTGGCCAAGGGACGGTTCACCAGGAGCAGCCGACGGAGGAGCAAGAAAGGCAGGAAGGGCCGGAGACAGCGCCTCCCAGTGCAGGACTATGATTTCGATTACAGATATGGGATGTGGGACACAGATGACCTCGAGGTCGAGCAGACGCGCCAACCTGTGCAGAACGTTTACTTCTTCAAGGAAG ataaatattacagagtGAATTTGAACACCAAAAGAGTGGACTATGCGAACCCTCGCTACCCACGATCCACTGCTAAATACTGGCTGGGCTGCAAGGAAAATTCCCAGGCAGAGAAGAGATAA